TTTACAATAAAAAGTAGGTTACAAATTTCAGTTTCGACttggttttgggatttttttattttttttaatccagaaaaATGTCTGCTTAAAGTCCACTCCACTGTCCTATGTACTCTTAGAGCCACGTCTGGCCACTTCTgtacaggcagcagcagttcctgcaggcagggaacagTCTTTCTACAACTGCGTGCGTGGGGATAAAGGAGACCGTGAAGGGATGCTGCTGAACATCCATTCCCCTGGGGTTAGACGGATGCTCAGTACAACACTGCTGAATCAGACATGAGCATGGATAATCACAGCATGAAGACAAGCTTTTTCTGAGCAAGCTGAAGCTAATTTCACTGAGGTATTTGGGAGACTAAAACATAGATTAAACACAGATTAAAAGTCTCTGCTCTGCCATATGGATTCTACAGGGCTGGACTGGGAAAGCTTCCCCATCCTCCTCAGGTGTGCTCCTGCTTTGCAGTCTCTTCTGGCTTTACCACCTGGCTTTCTGAAGTCCTTGAAGTATTTAGGAGGAGAATGGGCTCCGGCTCCAGTGGTTTAGCTTTGTCCCGAACCTGGATCAGAGGGTGCACCATGGACATGTGGACATTAAGGTTATGGGCCTTCTCAAAGCGCTTCCCACACTGGTCACAGGCAAACTCCAGCTCTGTCTCAGCTTTGTGTTTGGTCATGTGGTACTTGAGCGATGCTCGCTGCCTGCACTGGAAACCACAGATCTCACACCTGCAAGGCAAAACAGGGGCTCAGCACCAAGCCTGAAGCCATGGTTGTGGCGCTTGCTCTTTGTTGCACTGAATAAGCCCACAAGACAGCCACAGCTTTGTAGTATTTCCTACAACCACCCCAGTCACCCAACACTATTCTCTCCTCAGGCCTGCAGCTTGCTGAGTACTCCCCTGCTGAACTCGGAAGGGCAACAGGATCAGAAAGATGTGTAAAACTTGCTCAACAACAGGATGCACATTGTAAATGAACGTTTAAAGTGATTCAGCCAGGACATTGCCAGCTACGGACAGGGTTTAGGTCACAGAATCACTCTGGGCTAAGGTCAGTGACTGTGAGGGCTCAGCAGAACTTTACTACCCTTCTCTCATCTATGAAGGCAGGGTTGGTGTGCACTTACTGAAGGGGCTTTGCTCCCGAGTGCCGCATCTGATGGACTGAGAGGTGTTTGCGTTGCTTAAAGGTCTGCCCACATTCATCACAGATATAATTACGTACCTCTgcaatggaaaacagaagagtCATCAATTCTGCTTATTTCTTAGTACAGGAAATACACATGTGCAGCTGCCCATGCTTACTGCTGGAGTCTGAATTCCTCCCTCTGCctcacatcacagaatcacagaatcacagaatcccaagggttggaagggacctcaaaagatcatctagtccaacccccctgcaagagcagggtaacctacagtacatcacacaggaacttgtccaggcgggccttgaatatctccagtgtaggagactccacaacccccctgggcaacctgttccagtgctctgtcactcttacagtaaagaagttcttcctgatgttaacgtggaacttcctatgttccagtttacaaccattgccccttgtcctatcactggatatcactgaaaaaagcctagctccatcatcctgacacctaccctttacatatttgtaaacattgatgaggtcacccctcagtctcctcttctccaagctaaagagacccagctccctcagcctctcctcataagggagatgttccactcccttaatcatctttgtggctctgcgctggactccttccagcaattccctgtccttcttgaacagaggggcccagaactggatgcaatattccagatgcggcctcaccaaggctgagtagagggggaggagaacctctcttgacctactaaccactccctttctaatgcaccctaagatgccatttgccttcttggccacaagagcacattgctggctcatggtcatcctcctatccaccaggacccccaggtccctttccccttcactactttccagcaggtcaacccccaacctgtactggtacatggggttgttcttccccagatgcaagactctacacttgcccttgttaaatttcatcaagtttctccccgcccaactctccagcctgtccaggtctcgctgaatggcagcatagtcctctggtgtgtcagccactcctcccagttttgtgtcatcagcaaacttgctgagggtgcactcagttccctcatccaggtcattgatgaaaatattaaacagcaccggtcccagcaccgacccctgaggaactccactagtcacagacctccagctagattctgtgccattgaccacaactctctgccttcttcctttcaaccagttctcgatccacctcactacttgatcgtcaagcccacacttctttagcttatctatgaggatgctgtgggagacagtatcaaatgcctgactgaaatcaagaaaaactacatctaccgctctaccatcatccctccacctagtcacttcctcatagaaggctataaggttggtcatacatgacttccccctcataaaaccatgttggctgttcttaatgaccccctcatccttgatatgcctagtgatggagtcaagaataagttgttccatcatctttccagggatggaggtaaggctgaccggtctataattacccaggtcctccttcttgccctttttatagattggtgtgacctttgccatccgccaatcctcaggcacctcgcccgtttcccacgacttaccaaagatgatggagagtggcctagcaatgacctccgccagctccctcagcacccgtgggtgcattccatccggacccatcgatttacagatgtccagtttgcatagctgatccctaacccaatcctcatctaccaaagcaaactccccCACACAATGGCTTGTTCCAGGTTTACAGGCAAGGCAGACAGTTCTAAACCCCACACAGAGTTCTGCCACAGCACCTACAAGCCTTGTGCAATCAAGAGTTGGGTGTTTGTGATGCCTTTCACCAGCCAGGACACACCTGTATGAATGAGCTTCATGTGCCGCTGTAGGTACCGGTCAATCATGAACACCTTGTTGCAGCCAGGATGAGTACAGGGCCTCTCCCGTACTTCTTCATGATGCTCTTTGATGTgtttctgtaaagaaagaacaaagcttAAAGCACTGGGTTGTATTTTCCCCAGCCAAAAACCTGAATCCCTCAAAAACCGTCTTAGCAGGTTCATGCATCAGTGCTGCTTCACTGTGAGAAACCAGGGACTCCGCCGCCTGCGGAGCAAGGCAGTGAATTAAATCTCCGGGACCCTCTCCTTATGTGGAAATGGTTCTGTAGTACTCAAAGCTACAGGTTTGGGAAAGGAGCAAACCCTGACTCACCTTCATGCCATCGGCCCCCCTGTAGACAGCTGTGCAGCCCTGGTAAGGACACTTGTAAATAGTTGGCAGCTCCTCCCTATGAAGCACAGCCCTGCCATCAGCCAGTGTGCTGAGCAGGGGTACTGCCCAGCCACCCGCCTCCTTATTACCTCTCACActtgatcttttttttccagccgGGCTTAGGCCCTGGCTTCTTCCTTGTTTTGGGCTCTTCTGCCTTCTTTACTTCTTTGATGTTGCTTTTCTTGCTAGAAATCCTCCAAGAAGGAACAAGGACAGTGGTTTAATACTCAATCTTGGTTTTAGCCCTCCCACCTAATTGTCCCCGAGTGTCTGACAGCTTTGCCTGATGCTTAGCAAAGCAGGAGCATGTGCACAAGCTGGGCTGTGGGCCTAGAACTGAGGAATGAGCTCAGGCCTGACAGGGAGCTCATGGAACACAGGGGCATCACTGTGACCTCCAAGCAGGAACATGCAAGAAATGGAAGCCCCAAAGGAACACAGCATTAGCTGAGCAGAGCCTACTGTGGAGCGGGCACCAGCCCTCTCGCTCACCCATGGGGTGCTCCGCTCACCACACTGCAAGACCCTTACTTCTTCTCAGGGTAAGGCTCAAAGGAGTCATCTGAAGATTGCATGTTTCTCTTCTCATTTTCATCATCACTCAAGAACTCCCTGAGAGAAAGAAGATGCCCTTTACCCACATAGTACCACCCTGGTACTTCAGCAccagcatctgcagcagcagcatgtgttCTCCATTCCCAGCACATCCATCTTCCCCACAGCATGGCAGCTGAGGTTCCATGTGTCCTCCTCCCCCATAAGCTCCCCAAGCAAATACAGCACTAGTGCACACAGAAAATAGTAAATTTGGGTTCTTTTAGGTCTACATCTCTGTAAGAAAAACTGAACTGCTGTCAGAACAAAAAACAGATGTTACTGAAAAGGTCTATTGGTTGTTGAGGGATGCTGCCACTATTTTCAATACTGGGAAAGTAATTTTCTAGATCAAAATGTAATATAATTGTCTGGTGCAAGTTAATTAAGCTGCAAGTCATTCTGTATTTCCTCATACATAGCAACTACATAGGTCTgggttttactttttcctccttttaagtCCTAAGCCATACAAGAAGTAATTAATTCTGAAGCCAAGAAACAGGCAATAAATTAATGTGGCACTTTTAATGTGACAGCCAATGGATTTAGCTAGCATGCCAAAATAAATCTGCACTCAGCCATACTTCAGACTCTGAATGATTGGACCCAGTTCTCAGTTATTTACAAACCTCACTTTAAATACCAGTGTTTGAAGGATTTAGCCAAATCTTTGATCATAAAGACTGCTAAGCTGCCAGTGTCCCTCCCACCTCCCATTTAATCACTCTCCAAGTGCCACCCCTCACACTGACTGCTCTTCTGGAGCCCCAGCCTGGAGTAGCCATGAAGGGGAATTGCTccaaggggctggagcagaagGACCCAGGACTGATCAAGCCCCTACACTGTTCCTTCCCCAGAGCAGGGAATGAAACAGGACCAAGTTTGCTGGAAGCAGACAACACAGAGAGCACATGTGCATACAAAACCACACACCCCACTGTGCAAACTCCCCCCCACTGCAGTGCAGGTGGCAAGTTCAGCACGTCAGTGGTGTGAACTCCATCCCACCACTGCAGAGCCACTGCTCCGTGCCTCCAACACTGGTTCCAAGGGGCCTCAAGGGCCAGGTCACTGGTGGAGAAAGAGCTCTCAGAGGTGGACCAGGTCATACTCGCAAAGAAGACATTTATGCTATTTTAAACCCACTCTTCTCTCACCCCTCAGAAAGGTCACTGAACTCGTCTTTTACCCGCTCATCCAATGTTGTGGACAGAATCTGCTTCCCACTCAACTGTCCTAGGGAATGAAGGAGAACACGGTGCGTtacaaggaaaagcagcaaaaccaagccAGAGACAGCTGCCGGGAAGGAACTGGCCGCTCCAGGTTCCCTCAGCATGGCCCACACCAAAGTATGCATTCCATGACAAGTTAACAATTATTTAAACCAAACTCCATGTCTCATGCTCAAGGATGGGAGAGCCTTTACCCTGCAGTTCCCCTGAACATCTTTCGGTTCCCCCATGACACCCAAAAGACTCATCCCTCAGGTAGTTCCAGTTGCCATTCCCCTTTCCAGCAGTGGCTGTCAGAGCTAAACACAGCCTGACTTCTGTAACTCAGAATCAGTGTTAAGTCTTCTCTTCTAGAAGTGGTATTGCGGGGGTGGGGGtgaagttcagcagtaaatcCACAGTAACTCGACTCATGAGACCAGCAACTTTCCTTTGCAGAGAGAAGGGTCTCCTTCTGTTCAGCATCACCCAAGGTGGGGCAGGAAGCCCCTCCTTGCCTGCAtatggatggggcttggattGAGCTGAAACATCTGGCAAATATGGTGCTGGAGAACCAATGACTGCTCTGCATCATGGCAGTCTCTGGGGAGGGGGTCCAGCCCCACCATTGCTCGCTCGCTGGGCCAGCTCTGCGGCTCCTTGCCCTTCCCCAGACGCCTGGGGGGAGATAAGAAGGCAAATCCCTTACCTGTAGCATTGTTCAGTGGTGACACAGGCTGTGGCAGGGCTGTCTCCTGCAAGGAGACCATGCTGTCCAGTTGCAAGTGAAATGAATCCCTGTTCTGCAGTGGCTCATTCTTCATGTTCAGTGGCACTGATGTGGTCCCTTTGTTTACAGGCTGCTGGCAAGGAGTTGTCCTTACTGGAGCATGCTGGGCTTTGGGAGCAGAAACAGCCTTGGCATTGtctgcctctgccccgctgTCAGTtaagtgctgtgctgtgctcttgTTCCACTCCTGCTTGACAGACAAGGCGCTGTTAACAAGCGCCGTGCTACAGTACGAATCCGTGTCCATGATGTAGTCGTGGCCACTGCCGCAGCCCCAGATGGCGCGGATGATGCCACAGTACTCAGAGGAGAGCACGTTCTGCAGGCTGGGTGCTGATGTGCAGCTCCCAGCATGCCTGTGTGTCCATGACACCAGGCTATGCAGGCACTGCAGGCTGGATGTGATCAGGTCAACTGCTGGAAGGAGAGGCGGCACACGCACGGTCAGTCAGTCCCTGGGACAACCAGGGACACAGCCACCCGTGTGGAGGGACACACTCCCCCCAGGAGGGGACAGGGCTGCAGAAACACTCCCCCCAAGGCTGTGGGAGACAGCAGGTGGGAGACCCCCTAAagatgggctggggcagccccagTAGTTTCCACTATATAATTAACAATATTGGCAAGTGTATTTCTGATTGTCCCCCATGTCTGACAGTGCCAGGGACaggcctggtgctgctgcccaaacCCTCTCTGCCTACTCTTCATGCCACTAGCGTGAGCCTGCATCTATGCAGCTCTGCTTGAATAGTTCCTCAACACCCATAAAACCTAGATCTGTGCTGATGGcattacagaaaaggaaaggagaaaaaagggagaaagaaggggggggggaggggaaagggaaagggggcAGGCACTCACCCATGCAGGAGGCACTTCCTTCCGTTCCCAGCTGGGCCTGGGCCATGCTGCTCCTGTAAAACCCAGAACAGCACGGTGGGGTCTCAGGGGTTACGGAGGGACCAGGCATCAACATGTGGCAACTTACTGTTCCCaggaagcaagaaaagcaaCATACTTTCCTTTGGACTTTGCATGATCTGTGGGAGATGCGTTCACCCTCTGGATGAAGGTCCTGAGGATGCTTTGGCATTTGTAGAACTGGGCGTGGCACTTCTTACAGACAAACTGGGGGAGCGTGGGGTCCTGCCGCACAGCCACACCAACCAGCTGCTGGAAGTCCGTGAAGAAGACCTGATCCACGCAGCACTGCTTCTCCGAGTTCTCCCCCATCACTGACACCTTCCCAAAAGCATTGTGCAGGCTCCTGGAGGAGAACTTCCCATGGCAGAGACGACAATACCCAGTGCTCAGGGCTCTGCCAATTCCTGCCAGAGAAGGGTTGAATGCAGCTGCTGGGTGCCTGCCACAGGATTACCAGCTACAGCCGCATGGCACCAGCGTGTGGGAAGACATTCCCCTTCCCTTGATCCAGGCTGCCTCCAGAGTCCCATCTTCAAAATAAGAACGGAAAAACCAAGCAGGAAGCAAGACACCTTCCCTGTGACCCTTCCCTGCAGACCAGGACACTGCTCTGCAACTGGCTGACCTTAAAATCAGCCTCTGATTTTCCTGGTTGCCCCTGTGGAGGAACCTCCTCCCAGCTGCGGCATTCCCAGGACTTATGCCAGCACATTTATGTTTTTGCATCCCTTGGCTTAAGCAGAACTTCTCCCTCCCTGGCATTTATCTCCAAAGTACTCATAGCTCGTGGTGGCAGCCCTCAGCCTGAGAGGTGCTGGTGGTGcccagcagcaagcaggtagCTGGGATGTGCCGCACGACCATCCCAGAGCAGTGTGGCAGAtgcagagcagctctcctgCTCTCAGTTCACTGACTGTGCTGCTCTCCCACCTGGCAACatcttccccatcccatggcataccagctctgcagagcatggCTCCATCCCTCCGTTGTGCCATAAGGGAAAATTCCTGGAACACTCTGCACCCTCCGGGCCACCTGCCACGGCACGGGTCCCACCTGCAGCGCCCAGTTGATCTTTAGATGCCCAACTTCAAACTGTTCCACGCTCAAGCTTATCTCCCACCGCAGCCGCATGGGCTCGGTTATCGGCTGCCGCCAAACCACTGGCAGCACCGGAGAACGGAGGAAAGAACCAGCTCCCACCCGCTCGCCCTGCCGTGCTGCCCCAGCCCCTCTTACCTCGCCGGTTACTAGCACCGGGAGCCTCTACTCCTTACAAGTGAAGATGCTCTCTGCAAACCGGCACCCCCAAGCCTGTTTGCCGGTGTACCGATCCCGGGAGCTGCGGTCCGCGCCCCAGCCGAGAGGAGAGGCGGCAGCAGAGCTCGGCGGTGTCCAGCCTTACACCCGCCAGAACCAGAACCAGGACCAGCCCGCAGCCCGTTCCGGTGGGTGCCCGCGGGGTGTGGGGCTGACCCCTCGCTCCCGTCTGCAGGCTTCCGCCCCAGGGCGGCCCCACCACCCAGttccccccgccccggccggACCTCGCTTCACCTGCCTCCGGTGCTCCGCCAAGGGCGGCGGGCCGTGTCCAGGCGGCAGTTGCCGGGCCCCACCCCGTGAGGGACTCGGACTGCGACGCCGCCTCATTCCCGCGAGCCATCGTGTCACGGAGCCGCCAAGGCCCGGAGGAATCCACACTGGAGCCACCCGGACCCACCAGGAACCGTCCGCGCAGATCACGCTTCATCGCCGCCGCGGGCCTGACCCGGCCCCGCCCGGCGCAGCGCCCCCTGTCGGCCGGAGGACCTCGCAGCCCGTCCGTTCCCGCCGCACTCCCCACCCCGGGAACCGCACCTCGAACGCGCCGTTCCGGACGGCGGCAGCCATGTTCGCGGCAGGCGCAGCGGGCCCTGAGGGGGCCCGGGACAGGCCGGGCCCCGCAGACCGCTATTAGGGCGGCGAGCGGCGCCCTGGAGATGGGTAGCGCCTAAAACGTAATGATTtgcgaaagccaatacatttatgtgtttatcacactGAAGCTTGCGGAGCAGTGCCTGGAGAGAGTCAAGTCCGTTGTAGTGGCACTGGGTGAGTGAGGGGCTATGGGTCCCGCTTCGGGGACCTGGAACCCCATCCCAGGTGGGGGCAGGGCTAGTCGGACACAGCTGACCTCTTCTTCTCTCCCCAGGGAAAGCCCAGGCCAATTCGGCTGTGCAGGGGTGGAGTGGGGCCCTGGCTCCCCtccccaggcactgcagtgtTGGCTCGGATGCGGGGGAGGaagctcttttctttcctacccCCAAAGATCTTCGAGAAGCTGCAGATCACCGAGGCACAGAGCTTACAGAAGTATgtgagctggggggggggctggtGTCTGCCTCACACCTGCCTGGGGGGCTACGATGGGCCATCCCTAGGCTTTGGTTCTGTCTggcagggggcacagcagggaAAGGGCCCTGGCACTTGTCGCGGTGCCCTGCAGTGGGTCCTGAGGGCAGGTTCCCAGCAGGGAGTTGATGCTGCTGGACCAGCATTTCTGCAGAACCAGAAGCTGAAGGCTGCAGCTGAACCCCAGCAAGGCCCTGCAGAAGACCTCCCTGGCAAGTGAGGAGTTCCCTGGGTAGAAAGTCGGGGCAggctgggaggggagagggaccCTGTGGTGCCTGAGGGACTCCGTGCTccatgctggctgtgctggtggctgtggccTTTGGGCAAATGTCCCCAACATGCTGCCTGCTTTACAGATGCTGTCCCTGCAGCTACAGATGGTGGAAAACCTGGTGATTGCCAAGGCCCAGGAGGAGACCATATCCTTCctagctgtcctgggttcagctgtaacagttatttttctccttcttagtagttgatgcagtgctgtgttttcgactttagtctgagaacaacgctgataactcactgatgttttcagttgttgctaagtaatgcttcctccgatcaaggacttttcagtctcatgctctgccagggaggaggggcacgagaagctgtgaggaagcagagacaggacacctgacccaaactagccaaaggggtattccataccacagcacatcatgcctagtatataaactggggggagttacagATCACTGCTcaagtcaggctgggtatcagtcagtgggtggtgggcaattgtattgtgcatcacttgtgtttattgttttcttttccttttccccttccccttttagttttatattctctccccttgttatttcctttattattattagtggtagtagtgggtttgtattatactttagttattggactgttcttatctcaacccatggggtttgcattcttttgattcttctccccatccctctaggAGTGGGGGGAGAAGAAGCAAGGGGGATTGAGCAattggctgcatggttctgagttactagCTGGTCTTAATCCATGACACCAGTATTGAGGGTGTACTGGGCTCCAGCAGAGCCCCACACCTTCCAGctccggtgcctgtgccccatccctgggctGCACTGATCCCACACAGGCTTTTGGGGTCCTGCTCCTGTCTTGCTGCCTGCTGACTGGGAGGATGAAGGTGGAAGAAGGGTTGAGCCCAGCCCCTAGGCTGCTGGGGCTTTGCTGGGCAGCAGGTTGTGCTAGGTGGTGGGTGCTGCAGTGGTGCAGGAGCTCTAGAGCCTTAACTCTGCTATGTCCCAGCTGCAATGGAAGATGGAAGAGCAgcggctgcagctgcaggaggctgcCAACAGGTATGGGGGGTGTCACAGCGGGGACCCTGGGGGCCACCCTGGCAGTGCCCTCACCCGGGGCCATTCCACCCCCAGGAGGTTCTCCAGCAGCGTGGACCTCACccctgaggagcaggagcagagatcCCTCTACACTGCCATCCTCAAGTATGAGCAGGACCATGTGAGTACGTgccagaggctgctgtggggacATAGGTCGCTGCTGTGGGGACATAGGTCTGTGCTGTGGGTGCAGGATGTGTGCTGGTCTCGGGTGCTGTGGGGCAAGAGTCCTTGATGCCCCTGGGTGCTTCTGGGACAGGGTGCTatgccatggggcagggtgCTGTGTCATCTCTACTGATGCTCCCCAGGACTGGCTGAGGCAGTGGAAAGCCAGGCTGAAGCGGAGCCCAGTGGATCTCTCCCTGGTGTCAGGGCtcttctcctgcctcctcaggTAGTGCTAGGGTGGGGAGGGGCCCTTCTCGGAGCTAGGGGGCTGCTTGCTGGTGCCCCCTGCCGACCCctccctctgcttccagcttctTGGAGCACCCcatcccccagctcctgcagcagctgcagtgtgcggTGTACGCCCGCCTCTACCCAGCCGTCACCTGGGGCGCTGCGACACCACTGTAGCCTCCCCCACCGGCCTCTCTTTCCACTTGCTTGGACCCGGGGGGGGCACTGGCTCCGAGCCTCCCAAAACCTCTACCACATGTTCTTAGTGCCTGAGCATGGTGCAGTTGGGCGGCAGCACAGCCTTTCCAGCACGCCTCTCACTATTGGCCCCAGCATCCCGACGGTAGAGGGCGGATggccagagccagcagcagcctctcagACCCTCTGGGAGAGCTCCTTCGAGGACATGGAGCAGTTCCTGGCATCGCCCAAGGGCTGGGCCCCCAAGGAGCCCCTGGCTGGCCTCAGGACAGAGgtgatgctgctggagcagctgaaggacATCGTGTGGGACATCCACAATGCCATCGGTGAGGGATGGCCACTGGGATCTGGGGGCTTTCAGGGCCTGGGCAGGGCTCTTCCCCTGTTGTGAGCTCTCTGGGGGAGCAAGAGGATCCCTGTACCTTGTTGTTTTAGCTGGAGCATGTGGGTGACGGATAGAAATAATTAACAAAATGGATCCACCCTGGTCCGGCTTAAGCCTTGGGAACTgtgaagaaaacaccaggtATCAATGCCCTGCTCAGGCCTAAGCCTTGGGAACTGTAAAGAGAACAATTAAGGGTAAAGATCGGttaccaaaacaaagcaggcagtttgcaagataaagcaggatgtgcatCTCAAACATAGACCAAACAGTGTGAATATTTGTAAGCCTTAGTAGTTTTGCTAAATCAGGATGATAAGGGAGTAAAAGAGTGGAAAGTTACTGCTTAGCACTTAGTAGACTATAAAAGGGATGCCAGATGTGAAATAAAGGTCTTCAGATTTCACCAGAGCTGGAGTCTGTCTTTGATACGCCACAAATGGCGCCCAAATAGGAGGAACTGGGGCTAATCCGTCGGAGTCAGCGGCCGATGGCATAGCTCGGCTGAATTCAGAGGAGTCCGGTGGGGGAGCACCGAAGTTGTCCTGATACGcagatagactccacaactcgttaaagttgtaaagtaggtatgcttttattcagctcTGAGACGcgtgggggatagctcctccaaaggcatgcgtacctcagtgttgttttttgtggagacgtggctaacagagaaaggccATGTTCCCATCaatgagctgaaatagaacatttgtttagagaatggtgcagacttactagcaccaaataatgaggaactgagggacatctggagggaagcgccatgctctggccaattacacacaaggacactaactaataaacaagataagcacataaaaatagaggatatAAAAGTACACAATTTAACcgcaaaaataatgagcttatgcaatgccttacttatgccagaaccaatcaagtgcctagtatttgcatattcatgtattactgttgctatattaaccagaggtagaagcccaataaatgaATCACACTTATGGATCACAATGGTCATGTcatgattcctccctgctgcaacagtttttctctacatttattctctaaagttaTATATATTCATAAGGTTGCAcaatacgcctatacatattcatgtcctatccccgctttgtattataatgagctagaaggtcctttgcacCTGCGCAGTGCCCCTCCTGGTCATgggcgagggtctcaagatgaagtaaatgagtcttcctcttgtgagtaggggtcttcaagatgaagtaaatgagtcttcctcgagcctgaacttttcacctctagcCGTCACGCAT
This portion of the Lathamus discolor isolate bLatDis1 chromosome W, bLatDis1.hap1, whole genome shotgun sequence genome encodes:
- the LOC136004453 gene encoding LOW QUALITY PROTEIN: VPS9 domain-containing protein 1-like (The sequence of the model RefSeq protein was modified relative to this genomic sequence to represent the inferred CDS: inserted 2 bases in 1 codon; substituted 1 base at 1 genomic stop codon) produces the protein MICESQYIYVFITLKLAEQCLERVKSVVVALGKAQANSAVQGWSGALAPLPRHCSVGSDAGEEALFFPTPKDLREAADHRGTELTEMLSLQLQMVENLVIAKAQEETISFLAVLGSAVTLQWKMEEQRLQLQEAANRRFSSSVDLTPEEQEQRSLYTAILKYEQDHDWLRQWKARLKRSPVDLSLVSGLFSCLLSFLEHPIPQLLQQLQCAVYARLYPAVTWGAATPLXPPPPASLSTCLDPGGALXLRASQNLYHMFLVPEHGAVGRQHSLSSTPLTIGPSIPTVEGGWPEPAAASQTLWESSFEDMEQFLASPKGWAPKEPLAGLRTEVMLLEQLKDIVWDIHNAIAGACG